Genomic DNA from Fusobacteriaceae bacterium:
GTCATCCGCAGGCGGACCGGATCCCCCACCAGGATCTCCCGTTCGGCGGCCGGTCCCGTCATCGCCAACAATAGAAAAAGCATCAAACCACAGGGCAAAATTCGCTTCATCGTTTGATCCTCCGTCGCTTGCCGAAATAATTGGAAAGCGTCACAATATAGTTGTCATCGGTATCGATTTTCAAAATCCGCCTGCCCATGGGGCGGGTCAGGGAAATATCGCCGGCTTTGTTCTCCATGACGACGCGTTCGCCGCTCTCGGCGTCCCGCAGCGTGAATATGGTCCCCGAGGGCAGTTTGTCATATTTCTTGTCGCCCACCGCGATGGGAATCAGGTCATGCTTGGAATCGAGAATCGCCAGCATTTTTTCGTAGCCCGTATCGAGAAAATCCGAAATCAGAAAGACAATCCCGCGTTTTTTCATGACGCCGTTCAAAAACTCCAGGGCCGTCCGTATGCTGGTCCCGCGCTCGGCGGGCTCGGCGTTAAGCAAGGCGTCCAAAAGGATCATCGCGTGATTCCGACCTTTTTTGGGGGGAATATGCTTTTCAATCTTCGTGGTGAATAAAATCAGGCCCACTTTGTCGCCGTTTTTATGGGCGGAAAGGGCGAGACTTCCCACAAGTTGATAAATCAAGTCGAGCTTTTCGGGAAAATATTCGGAACCCGAAATATCCACGAGGATATAGATGCAGATTTCCCTTTCTTCCGTAAATTCTTTGACATAGGTCTTCCGCTGGCGGGCCGAGACCTTCCAGTCGATTTTTTTCACGTCGTCGCCGGGGGCATAGAGCCGGATATCGGAAAATTCCATGCCGTTTCCCTTGAAATAGGAGCGGTACCTGCCCGAGAAGATCTCGCGGGCCAAAATAGACGAGGCGATTTCTATTTTTTTAATCTTTTTCAGCAGTTCTTCACGCTTCATTGAAACCACCCTTTACGGCAATTTTACGGTTTCCAGAATGTCGGTGATGATGTCGTCGACAGTCTTTCCCTCGGCTTCGGCCTCGTAGGTGGGAATAATCCGGTGCCGCAGCACGTCAAAGAGGATGGTCTTCAAATCCGTGGGCGTCACGAAATCACGCCCTTCAAGAAAGGCGTTTCCTTTTCCCGCCAGCGCGATGGCGATGGAGGCTCTGGGCGAAGCGCCGCAGAGGATGTAATTGTTCTTTTCCCGGGTCCGGAAAACGATATCGACGATATAATCCATCAATTTTTCATCGAGATGGATCTCCCGGATAAGGTCGCCGATGGCCTTGATTTCATTCTTGTCGAGGATCGCGTCTATCGGCATATCCTCGTATCCGCCGGCGCCCGTCAGCAAGCGCAGGATCGTCTTTTCTTCTGCCTTATCAGGATATTCGACCCTGACTTTCATCAAGAATCTGTCCTGCTGGGCTTCGGGCAGCGGGTAGGTCCCGTCCTGCTCGATGGGGTTCTGGGTCGCCAGGACCACAAAAGGCCGGTCCAGAATAAACGTCTCGCTTGCGATCGTGATCTGCTTTTCCTGCATGGCCTCAAGGAGAGCCGACTGCACCTTGGCAGGGGCGCGGTTGATTTCGTCGGCCAGGATGATGTTGGCGAACACGGGGCCTTTTTTCGTGTAAAATTCCCCGTTTTTTTCGTTGTAAATCTCGGTTCCGATGATGTCCGAAGGCAGCAGATCCGGCGTAAATTGGATTCTCGCAAATTTGAGACCCAGGGTGCGGGCAATGGTGCTGACCGTCAGGGATTTGGCCAGTCCCGGCAGTCCCTCCAGCAGAATATGACTGCCCGTAAAGATTCCGATCAGGATCTTTGCGATCATGTCCTGCTGCCCGATGACCTTCTTCCCGATCTCGTCCCGGACGGCCCTGACCAGCCTGCCGTATCCCAAAATTCGTTCTTTGACGCTGAGTTTGCTTTCAGCCGTATTTTCCATTTTTCTCTTACCTCCGATCCGTTTCGTAACTCTAACTATAGCCGCTTTTGATGTCCCCAATATGACAGCGGGGCTCTTTATCTCCGATCAAAATCCGATTTCCCGCAGGGCCGGAAGGGCGTAGAGGGACATGTCGCGCCGGTATTTTTCCGGATTCTGACGTTTCATCATCCGGAGGAAAACCGTGGCGTTTCCCGTATCCATACGGGCCCTGCGGAAGGCCCGGCGCTCGTAGGGCGTCTTTTCCGCGATAAAGAGAAAGATATCGAGGAGAACCTCGTCGGGCAGGCGTTCGGTCAGCACGGTCTTCTTGTCGCCCAGGATCTTGTAGCGCTTGTACACGCTGCCGTTCCGGTCGAATTCCAGAAAAAAGCCGCAGGGCACTCCCTGTCGGTAGGTACAGAGGCTTGTGAGATTTCCGTTCCGCTGATAATTCATCACGAAGCCGTGGCGAACCCCCGCGCGAAACATGGAATATTTGCGGACGGAGCCGCTCTTGTAGTATTTTATCTCAATGCCGTCGGGGACGCCCTTCGTTAGCCAGGCCCGTTGCTTGATTTCGCCTGTGGCGTGGAGAATCCGGCACTCGCCGGTCATTTCGTTGGCCACGTAATTCACGATGACTTCCCGCCGGCCCAGTTTGTCGTAGAGAATGCTCTTGCCCGAGAGCTTGTTGTCCTCATAGAGCGAGACGTTGACGAGTTTGCCGTTGGGGGCGTAGAGAATGCAGCGGCCGTTCAGCTTGCCGTCCTTGTACATCAGACTTTTTTCGAGCTTCCCGTCGGGAAAATAGATATAGGCCCGGCCGTTCAGAATGCCGGCCGTATAACTCGCGCTCATTTTAAGGATCTCGTTGGGGTAGTAGCCGTACTCGTGGCCGCTCAGCTTTCCATTTTTGTAGAGACACTTGGTCTTCAATTTACCGCTCAGGTAATACTCGAAACAGCGGCCGTTGGGGATGCCCGCCCGCATGACCGCTTCCCGCTCGATCCTGCCGTTGGGGAAATAGCGGATGTTCTTCCCTTCGGACTTGCCGTCCTTGAAGAAAACCGTCTCCTCCAGCGTCCCGTCGGAATAATAGATCTCGCCCGGACCGTTCAACTGGTCGTTCGCGTAGGTAAAGCGCTTCAGCAAAACGCCGGCTTCATTGTATTCCGTGGCCTCGCCCTCGAGTTTGCCTTCATTGAAATGAAGCGCGCTGGCCTTGCGTCCGCTGGTGAAATAGAGCACGTGCTCCCCGTGGAATTTCCCGTTCAGGACGCCCATTTTCCGCTTGACGATCCCGTTGGGATAATACTCCATCCGGTATTCGACTTGGTTTTCCAGTTCTCGCATCGTTTCTCCTCTATATGGGGTTTATTTTTTCAACGATATTGTTTTCAAATATATTGCCGGATCACGGTGATAACGCCTTTTTCCGTATTGCCGGGCGCCAGAAAGGCAGCGGCTTTTTTGAGATCCGGATGGGCGTTTTCCATGGCGAAGCTGTATTTGCAAAGGGGCATCATCTCGAGATCATTGAGAAAATCCCCGAAGACCATGGACTCGTCCGGCCCGATCCCCAGCTTTTTCTGAATCATGGCGACGCCGGTCCCCTTGCTGGCATCCAGCTTTTCGACGTCGAGCCAGACCTTGCCCGAGACGACGATCTTGTAACGGTCGGCCCAATGCCGGACTGCCGGGTAAATGTTCTTTTCACTGCCGTCAAAATTGCAGAGGGCGATTTTGCAGATCTCGTCCTCCACGGCGCAGAGGTCCTCCACGGCCCGCAGACGAAAATAGTATTTCCGGACCTCTTCCTCGAAGAGGATCCCGCCCTTTTGAATATAAGCGGATTTTTTCCCGCAGAGAACGGCCTGGGTCCCCGGCAGATCCGCCACATGTCGCAGGATGTCCCGGGCGTCGGAAAGAGGCAGCGGATTCGCGAAGAGTTCCTCGCCGCGCCAGACGACGTAAGTCCCGTTTTCCGCGATAAAGATGATGTCGTCGCGGATCGGCGCGAATTGCTCCAAGAGCGTATAATACTGCCTGCCCGAGGCCACCGCGAACAAGATGTTCTTTTTTCTCAGTTCCGGGACCAGGTCCCAGAATTCCTCCGGGATCTTGCCCTCGCCATCGAGAAGCGTCCCGTCCATATCGCTTACGATCAGTCTGATCATTGATTCTTCCTTTCGGTTCAAATTTCCTTTCATATTATACAACAGGTCGGCGGTCCTTTTCAACAAAAAACAAAAGGACGGGATTTTCTCCCGCCCTGCTGTTCAGTTTCGGTACAAATTATTTTGCCGCTTCTTTTTCCGCCGCCCGGGCCTCGATGACCTTCTTCGCGATCATTTCGGGCGCTTCCTCATAGCGTTCAAAGTGATAGGTGAAGGAGCCCCGTCCCTGGGTCATGGCCCTCAGATCCAGCGCGTATTTGAGGATTTCGCTCTGAGGAACTTCCACATGAAGGATCTGCTCGCCGTAGTGGTTGTGATCCATGCTCAGAATCCGGCCGCGGCGTTTGTTCATGTCGCCCATGACGTCGCCCAAAAAGGACTCGGGAATCACGATTTCCATCTTGCAGACCGGCTCCAGCAGAACCGGCGAAGCCTGGGGGATCCCCTGCTTGAAGGCGAGGATGGCCGCCAGCTTGAAGGAAAGCTCGTTGGAGTCCACAGCGTGGTAGGAACCGAAATAGAGCGTCGCCTTGAAGTTGATCATCGGATAACCCGCCAGGACGCCCGTGGTCTTGGCCTCGATCAGGCCCTTTTCCACCGCGGGGATAAAGGATTTGGGCACAACGCCGCCGTGAATATCGTCCACAAAGGTGAATTCTTCGTCGGGATTGGGCTCAAAGCGGATATAGACGTCGCCGAACTGACCCGCGCCGCCGGACTGCTTCTTGTGGCGGCCCTGCTGTTCGACCTTCTTCCGGATCGTCTCGCGGTAGGACACGATCTGGTCGATGAGCTCGGCGTGAACGCCGAATTTATTCTTGATCTTGGAAAGGATGATGTAAAGATGCTTTTCGCCCTGTCCGCCGATCAAAAGCTGCTTGGTTTCGTAGTTTCTCGTGACGACAAACGTCGGATCCTCCTCGAGCATCCGCTGCAAGCTCGTGCTCAGTTTTTCGTCGTCGTTTTTTTCCGCCGGTTTTACGCCCGAGTAGAAGGTGGCTTCGGGGAAATCAATGGCCGGATAGAGGATCGGCTTGTCCTTGTCACAGAGCGTGTCTCCGGTCTGGGTCGCCTGGAGCTTTGTCGTAGCGCCGATGTCGCCCGCGATAATTTCCGGCGCCTCTTCCTGCTTGTTCCCGCGCATAAAGACCGTCGTCGAGATCCTTTCCTTCTTGCCCTTGGTGGAATTCAGGATTTCCGTGTCTTTTTTGATGGAACCCGAAAGTACCCGGAACAGGGATACTTTGCCGATAAAGGGATCGACAAAGGTCTTGAACACAATGGCCGAGAAGGGTTCGTCGCGGCTGGTCTTTCTCGTGATCTCCGCCTTGGTGTTGGGATCAATTCCCTTCCATTCGCCCTCGTTGACTTCCGTCGGTACGGGCATATAGTCATAGATCATTTTGAGCAGCGTATGAATCCCGATCTCCTGGGTGGCCGAGCCCACAATAACCGGTACGACGTCGCCGGAAACGGCTCCTTTGTGGAGACCGGTCTTGATTTCCTCGAGGGTGAATTCCTCTCCGCCGAAGTATTTTTCCATCAACTGCTCGTCGGTCTCGGCCACGGCCTCAATCAAGAGGTTGCGCACTTCTTCGATGTCGACGCTTTCGGGAATGGGGCCGTCCAGACAGTCTTTGCCGTTGTAGATCCGGCTCTTGAGCCCGACGACGTCCACAAAGCCCTTGAATTCTTCTTTTTCTCCCAAGGGGATGCAGAAGGGGGCGATTTTCTTGCCGAATTTATCTTTCAATTCCTTCAGCAGCTTGTCGTAATTGACGAAGCCCTTGTCCATTTTGTTGATGAAGATGATCCGCGGCAGTTTCTTTTCCTCAAGAATGCGCCAGGCCTTTTCCGCGCCCACTTCTATGCCCGAAGTCGCGTCAAGGACCATGACCGCGCTTCCCGCCACGCGCAGGGACGAGTATACTTCGCCGATAAAGTCGAAATACCCGGGGGTATCAAAGAAATTGTATTTGCAGTCTTCATACTCGATGGGAATGATCGACGTGTTGATCGAAAACAGCCGTTTGACTTCCTCTTTGTCAAAGTCCGACTGTGTCGTCCCGTCTTCGACCGTGCCCATTTTGTCAATGACTTTGGAGATTTTCAGCATCGCTTCGATCAAGGTGGTTTTGCCGCTCCCCCTGTGTCCGACAAGAGAAATGTTCCTGATTTTGTTTGTATCGTAGCTTTTCATAAAATGTTGCCCCCTTACGTTTGGTTTTCGATTGTAAAAACTACGGCCGCTGAAATTTTGACCGCCAATACTTTATATACTCAATAAACGGCAAATAGTCAATAGGGGAAAAAATTATTTTTTGCCTTTTTTGTCTTTTTCGTTCGCTTCTTCCTTGACTTTGCCCTTTTCCTCAGCCTTGTCCTTCTTGAGCTCCTTCGAGCCTCCCACGCCTACGCCGACGCCTACATGGGGG
This window encodes:
- a CDS encoding DUF58 domain-containing protein produces the protein MKREELLKKIKKIEIASSILAREIFSGRYRSYFKGNGMEFSDIRLYAPGDDVKKIDWKVSARQRKTYVKEFTEEREICIYILVDISGSEYFPEKLDLIYQLVGSLALSAHKNGDKVGLILFTTKIEKHIPPKKGRNHAMILLDALLNAEPAERGTSIRTALEFLNGVMKKRGIVFLISDFLDTGYEKMLAILDSKHDLIPIAVGDKKYDKLPSGTIFTLRDAESGERVVMENKAGDISLTRPMGRRILKIDTDDNYIVTLSNYFGKRRRIKR
- a CDS encoding MoxR family ATPase, with amino-acid sequence MENTAESKLSVKERILGYGRLVRAVRDEIGKKVIGQQDMIAKILIGIFTGSHILLEGLPGLAKSLTVSTIARTLGLKFARIQFTPDLLPSDIIGTEIYNEKNGEFYTKKGPVFANIILADEINRAPAKVQSALLEAMQEKQITIASETFILDRPFVVLATQNPIEQDGTYPLPEAQQDRFLMKVRVEYPDKAEEKTILRLLTGAGGYEDMPIDAILDKNEIKAIGDLIREIHLDEKLMDYIVDIVFRTREKNNYILCGASPRASIAIALAGKGNAFLEGRDFVTPTDLKTILFDVLRHRIIPTYEAEAEGKTVDDIITDILETVKLP
- a CDS encoding Cof-type HAD-IIB family hydrolase; translated protein: MIRLIVSDMDGTLLDGEGKIPEEFWDLVPELRKKNILFAVASGRQYYTLLEQFAPIRDDIIFIAENGTYVVWRGEELFANPLPLSDARDILRHVADLPGTQAVLCGKKSAYIQKGGILFEEEVRKYYFRLRAVEDLCAVEDEICKIALCNFDGSEKNIYPAVRHWADRYKIVVSGKVWLDVEKLDASKGTGVAMIQKKLGIGPDESMVFGDFLNDLEMMPLCKYSFAMENAHPDLKKAAAFLAPGNTEKGVITVIRQYI
- the fusA gene encoding elongation factor G; this translates as MKSYDTNKIRNISLVGHRGSGKTTLIEAMLKISKVIDKMGTVEDGTTQSDFDKEEVKRLFSINTSIIPIEYEDCKYNFFDTPGYFDFIGEVYSSLRVAGSAVMVLDATSGIEVGAEKAWRILEEKKLPRIIFINKMDKGFVNYDKLLKELKDKFGKKIAPFCIPLGEKEEFKGFVDVVGLKSRIYNGKDCLDGPIPESVDIEEVRNLLIEAVAETDEQLMEKYFGGEEFTLEEIKTGLHKGAVSGDVVPVIVGSATQEIGIHTLLKMIYDYMPVPTEVNEGEWKGIDPNTKAEITRKTSRDEPFSAIVFKTFVDPFIGKVSLFRVLSGSIKKDTEILNSTKGKKERISTTVFMRGNKQEEAPEIIAGDIGATTKLQATQTGDTLCDKDKPILYPAIDFPEATFYSGVKPAEKNDDEKLSTSLQRMLEEDPTFVVTRNYETKQLLIGGQGEKHLYIILSKIKNKFGVHAELIDQIVSYRETIRKKVEQQGRHKKQSGGAGQFGDVYIRFEPNPDEEFTFVDDIHGGVVPKSFIPAVEKGLIEAKTTGVLAGYPMINFKATLYFGSYHAVDSNELSFKLAAILAFKQGIPQASPVLLEPVCKMEIVIPESFLGDVMGDMNKRRGRILSMDHNHYGEQILHVEVPQSEILKYALDLRAMTQGRGSFTYHFERYEEAPEMIAKKVIEARAAEKEAAK